The following proteins are encoded in a genomic region of Acidobacteriota bacterium:
- a CDS encoding protein-L-isoaspartate(D-aspartate) O-methyltransferase: MTENLRTHYKISDERVLEVMSRLPRHVFVPDALRSQAYKDNALPIAAGQTISQPFIVARMTELLGLVGTEKVLEIGAGTGYQTAVLASLARRVFAIERLPNLADEADRRLRSLGFTNVTLKAADGTVGWDAYQLYDAILVAAGGPVVPEPLIKQLKVGGRLVIPIGDEQRSQMLIRVTRTTSGNTSENFGPCAFVPLIGEYGWQ; encoded by the coding sequence ATGACAGAAAACCTGCGGACTCATTACAAGATCTCGGACGAACGCGTCCTGGAGGTAATGAGCCGCCTGCCGCGACACGTCTTTGTTCCGGACGCACTGCGTTCCCAAGCATACAAAGACAACGCCCTGCCGATCGCGGCGGGACAGACAATTTCGCAGCCGTTCATCGTGGCAAGAATGACCGAATTGCTTGGACTTGTCGGCACAGAAAAGGTCCTTGAGATCGGTGCAGGAACAGGATATCAAACCGCCGTACTTGCCAGCCTGGCGCGAAGAGTTTTCGCGATAGAGCGGCTGCCGAATCTGGCTGACGAAGCTGATCGTCGATTAAGGTCACTTGGGTTCACAAATGTAACGCTTAAAGCTGCTGACGGCACGGTCGGATGGGACGCGTATCAACTGTACGATGCAATACTCGTCGCGGCCGGCGGGCCGGTCGTACCGGAACCGCTTATCAAGCAGTTAAAGGTCGGCGGAAGGCTTGTGATCCCGATCGGCGATGAACAGCGGTCTCAGATGCTCATCCGCGTCACTCGCACGACATCAGGAAACACCTCCGAGAATTTTGGGCCATGCGCGTTCGTTCCTCTGATCGGCGAATACGGCTGGCAATAA
- a CDS encoding 30S ribosomal protein S21 — translation MAFISVNNNESIESALRRFKRKVISEEIIKDLKKHSHFIPPGQKAKLKSANARKRNRRRFRQQRPMNNAGPARPSGPMGR, via the coding sequence ATGGCATTTATATCCGTTAACAATAACGAATCGATCGAGTCGGCACTGCGCCGCTTTAAGCGGAAAGTGATCAGCGAAGAGATCATCAAGGATCTGAAAAAGCATTCTCACTTCATTCCGCCCGGTCAAAAAGCAAAACTCAAATCGGCAAACGCTCGCAAGCGTAACCGCAGGCGTTTTCGTCAGCAGCGTCCGATGAACAACGCAGGACCAGCTCGTCCGTCAGGGCCGATGGGCCGTTAG
- a CDS encoding VTT domain-containing protein, whose translation MESIVDLLYQIKEYLNPKIIIDWMLLKLGIWVYLGLFLIVFAETGLAIGFFLPGDSLLVVAGLFAAAGKLNLAVLMITLFVAAVVGDAVGYYSGKRIGPAIFSRPKSRFFNPKHLKKAHSFYEKHGGKTIIIARFVPIVRTFAPIVAGAADMSYRQFVTYNVVGGFAWVVSMLLAGYFLGGVVEQFMRSVFGIENFLLEDHIDKVVIVVVFLSLLPIIFEFVKAWREKRRGGNNDADTETDTDLTKSDE comes from the coding sequence ATGGAATCAATCGTTGATTTACTTTATCAGATCAAGGAATATCTAAATCCAAAGATAATTATCGACTGGATGCTGCTCAAGCTCGGGATCTGGGTCTATCTTGGTTTATTCCTCATTGTCTTTGCCGAAACAGGTCTTGCGATCGGCTTTTTTCTTCCGGGAGACTCTCTTCTGGTCGTCGCCGGACTTTTTGCGGCGGCCGGAAAGTTAAATTTGGCTGTGCTGATGATCACGCTTTTCGTGGCCGCAGTTGTAGGCGATGCGGTCGGTTATTATTCGGGCAAGAGAATTGGCCCCGCAATATTCAGCCGTCCGAAATCTCGATTCTTCAATCCGAAACATCTCAAAAAGGCTCACAGTTTTTATGAGAAACATGGTGGAAAAACGATCATTATTGCCCGTTTTGTTCCCATCGTTCGCACTTTCGCACCTATCGTTGCCGGAGCCGCCGATATGTCTTATCGACAGTTTGTTACTTACAACGTAGTCGGAGGATTTGCCTGGGTTGTCAGCATGCTGCTTGCAGGCTATTTTCTCGGCGGGGTCGTTGAGCAGTTTATGCGAAGCGTTTTCGGGATCGAGAATTTTCTGCTCGAAGACCATATCGACAAGGTCGTCATTGTCGTCGTTTTTCTTTCGCTGCTGCCGATCATCTTCGAATTTGTAAAGGCCTGGCGAGAAAAACGACGCGGCGGCAACAACGACGCCGATACTGAAACAGATACTGATTTGACTAAGTCAGACGAGTAA
- the surE gene encoding 5'/3'-nucleotidase SurE → MSKPRILLTNDDGIHADGIAALEAALVEIGDVYVVAPESEMSGASHSLTLARPLRIRQVDSRHWTVDGTPTDCVVMALNQILSADERPHICCSGINHGANLGDDASYSGTVAGALEATILGVPGLAFSLVAYRDHDFTESARIAREVTAKALAEGIPESTLLNVNVPKGVPVGIRITKQGFKTARPIIREHIDPRGKPYYWIGEVREGFRAEGGTDFEAIDEGFVSVSPMRADMTNHRALEILSAWNT, encoded by the coding sequence ATGTCAAAACCACGAATTTTATTGACCAATGACGACGGCATCCATGCCGACGGGATCGCCGCACTCGAGGCGGCTCTCGTCGAGATCGGCGACGTGTACGTCGTCGCTCCCGAATCGGAAATGAGCGGTGCGTCGCATAGCCTGACCTTGGCTCGGCCGCTGCGCATCCGCCAGGTCGACAGCCGCCATTGGACGGTCGACGGCACTCCGACCGACTGTGTTGTAATGGCCCTGAATCAGATTCTCTCTGCCGACGAACGCCCTCATATCTGCTGCTCAGGAATCAATCACGGGGCAAATCTCGGCGATGACGCTTCGTATTCGGGAACAGTCGCCGGAGCTCTCGAGGCAACGATCCTCGGCGTTCCGGGGCTCGCGTTCAGTCTCGTCGCGTATCGCGATCATGATTTTACCGAATCAGCCCGCATCGCCCGCGAAGTTACGGCCAAGGCACTGGCGGAGGGAATCCCGGAATCGACATTGCTAAATGTAAATGTACCGAAAGGCGTGCCGGTTGGCATTCGCATCACAAAGCAAGGATTCAAGACGGCCCGCCCGATCATAAGGGAACACATCGACCCTCGCGGCAAGCCATACTATTGGATCGGTGAGGTCCGTGAAGGTTTTCGTGCCGAGGGCGGCACCGATTTCGAGGCGATAGATGAGGGATTCGTCTCCGTTTCGCCAATGCGGGCCGATATGACAAATCATCGTGCGCTCGAGATCTTATCAGCCTGGAATACATAA
- a CDS encoding nuclear transport factor 2 family protein codes for MRKVIIGTFFLFIFTVLNVSAQTAILDADKEAIKATALDYIEGWYEGNPDRMERALHPDLAKRIVRTDAQGRSSLGQMSAMSLVQGVKRGGGKDTPKEKQQKDVTILDVFGNTASVKVVASDWVDYLHIAKSNGRWVIVNVLWEMKPKPTVTTK; via the coding sequence ATGCGTAAGGTCATCATTGGTACATTCTTTCTATTTATATTTACCGTTCTGAACGTTTCAGCCCAGACGGCGATTCTAGATGCCGATAAGGAAGCCATTAAGGCGACCGCACTCGATTATATCGAGGGTTGGTACGAAGGAAACCCGGACCGCATGGAGCGTGCACTTCATCCCGATCTTGCAAAACGGATCGTCCGCACAGACGCGCAGGGCCGAAGTTCGCTTGGACAAATGAGTGCCATGAGTCTAGTTCAAGGCGTCAAACGCGGCGGAGGAAAAGACACGCCAAAAGAGAAACAGCAAAAGGATGTAACTATTCTTGACGTTTTCGGCAATACTGCAAGTGTAAAGGTCGTGGCGTCGGATTGGGTCGATTATCTACATATCGCCAAATCCAACGGCCGTTGGGTGATCGTAAATGTCCTTTGGGAAATGAAGCCGAAACCGACCGTGACTACAAAATAA